One window of the Amycolatopsis mediterranei genome contains the following:
- a CDS encoding DUF3626 domain-containing protein: MVGRTGRRWQEAVIHVANRVTGPPLPEDLDVTIHFHPERLVGAVPLLRHWLADGVYRSQFETGTGNGGLTAHPGGARWHWEHRMFGGVYDELPPSLRPKYGSLNHRRRPAGGSVRFGSAHFRLKREVLGRTTFCYPDSFHEPAHFGTAAHMPLIPLVEADAPDELDDYIEAHVHGPLRLPDDVAALVLDPSFRGTDVEAAAAGFRFPTYWHHGFRLPVAELAEHADYRGEDAVRAGEDIAEDGWLDARVIGDAVRAGRHDPQVLKRVWHCTARFGLRG, translated from the coding sequence ATGGTGGGGAGAACCGGACGGCGGTGGCAGGAAGCCGTCATCCACGTCGCGAACCGGGTCACCGGACCGCCGCTGCCGGAGGACCTGGACGTCACGATCCACTTCCACCCGGAACGGCTGGTGGGGGCGGTGCCGCTGCTGCGGCACTGGCTGGCCGACGGTGTCTACCGCTCCCAGTTCGAGACCGGCACGGGCAACGGCGGCCTGACCGCGCACCCCGGCGGGGCCCGGTGGCACTGGGAGCACCGGATGTTCGGTGGCGTCTACGACGAGCTGCCGCCGTCGCTGCGGCCGAAGTACGGCTCGCTCAACCACCGCCGCCGCCCGGCAGGCGGTTCGGTCCGGTTCGGTTCGGCGCACTTCCGGCTCAAGCGGGAAGTGCTGGGACGCACGACGTTCTGCTACCCGGACAGCTTCCACGAGCCAGCGCACTTCGGCACGGCCGCGCACATGCCGCTGATCCCGCTGGTCGAGGCGGACGCTCCCGACGAGCTCGACGACTACATCGAAGCCCACGTCCACGGCCCGCTGCGGCTGCCGGACGACGTCGCGGCCCTGGTACTGGACCCGTCCTTCCGCGGCACCGACGTCGAGGCGGCGGCCGCCGGCTTCCGGTTCCCGACGTACTGGCACCACGGGTTCCGGCTCCCGGTGGCGGAGCTCGCCGAGCACGCGGACTACCGTGGCGAGGACGCCGTGCGGGCCGGCGAAGACATCGCCGAGGACGGGTGGCTGGACGCCCGCGTCATCGGCGACGCCGTCCGCGCCGGCCGGCACGACCCCCAGGTGCTCAAGCGCGTGTGGCACTGCACCGCGCGGTTCGGCCTACGCGGGTAG
- a CDS encoding pentapeptide repeat-containing protein, protein MPPRRKAGFAVPAVVVAVLVVLCVGFAPSWLVGNAPGLGAADRLKAVNDVRATLLQALGGLLALAGVGLGAVLTSRQLLLNRESRSIDLFTKAIDQLGAEQEPTRQGAVYALEQLADLDARYRGHIHALLTSFICSRAPWEPGTPRREGGPAGDVAAAIGALRRGGMIEPGAASELERVDLRDADLTGLAIPGVCFVGANLEGAVLRNATLTGATLTGALLRDADLRGADLTTADLADADLTGALADAATRWPEGFTPRGTLRRTQP, encoded by the coding sequence GTGCCGCCGCGCCGCAAGGCCGGGTTCGCGGTGCCCGCGGTCGTGGTCGCCGTCCTGGTGGTGCTTTGCGTGGGCTTCGCGCCGTCCTGGCTCGTCGGCAACGCACCCGGGCTGGGCGCGGCGGACCGGCTGAAGGCCGTGAACGACGTCCGCGCCACCCTGCTGCAGGCGCTCGGCGGTCTGCTGGCGCTGGCCGGGGTCGGGCTGGGCGCCGTCCTGACGTCGCGGCAGCTGCTGCTCAACCGCGAGAGCCGGTCCATCGACCTGTTCACCAAGGCGATCGACCAGCTCGGTGCCGAGCAGGAGCCGACGCGGCAGGGCGCGGTCTACGCGCTGGAGCAACTGGCGGACCTCGACGCGCGGTACCGCGGGCACATCCACGCGCTGCTCACGTCCTTCATCTGCTCCCGGGCGCCGTGGGAGCCGGGGACGCCGCGTCGCGAAGGCGGTCCGGCCGGCGACGTCGCGGCCGCGATCGGCGCGCTGCGCCGCGGCGGGATGATCGAACCGGGCGCGGCGTCCGAGCTGGAACGGGTCGACCTGCGGGACGCCGACCTGACCGGCCTCGCGATCCCCGGGGTCTGTTTCGTGGGGGCGAACCTGGAGGGCGCGGTGTTGCGGAACGCGACCCTGACCGGCGCGACCCTGACCGGCGCGCTCCTGCGGGACGCGGATCTGCGCGGGGCCGACCTCACCACGGCCGACCTGGCGGATGCGGACCTGACCGGAGCCCTCGCCGACGCGGCCACCCGCTGGCCCGAGGGGTTCACGCCGCGCGGCACGCTCCGGCGGACGCAGCCCTGA
- a CDS encoding ArsR/SmtB family transcription factor has product MMTRTGSQVEVEQLLDVFKALANPVRLQVLRWLRDPERHFPVDRAIADPVEVGVCVSHIQEKLGLAQSTVSAYMALLQRAGLVRATRVGKWTHYKRDEARIAELVATLGRSL; this is encoded by the coding sequence ATGATGACGCGCACCGGATCCCAGGTCGAGGTCGAGCAGTTGCTCGACGTGTTCAAGGCGCTCGCGAACCCGGTGCGGCTGCAGGTGCTGCGGTGGCTGCGGGATCCCGAGCGGCACTTCCCGGTGGACCGGGCGATCGCCGACCCGGTCGAGGTCGGTGTGTGCGTGAGCCACATCCAGGAGAAGCTGGGGCTCGCGCAGTCGACCGTGTCGGCGTACATGGCGCTGCTGCAGCGCGCCGGGCTGGTGCGCGCGACCCGCGTCGGCAAGTGGACGCACTACAAGCGGGACGAAGCCCGGATCGCCGAGCTCGTCGCCACCCTCGGCCGCTCTCTCTGA
- a CDS encoding TIGR03620 family F420-dependent LLM class oxidoreductase has translation MSTIGNTRLGRYGIWTFDFEDQPAGLIRDSVRELEELGWPAVWIPESEGREALTHAGFLLSATERLTVVNGIAQIWSREPQWTRGAALLLADAYPDRHLLGLGFGAGKPGAKPLRAMNDYLDALDVDTDVNPAPRAPMRRLLAAYGPKMLALARDRSAGAHTYHVTPEHTAQAREILGAGPFLGVEHAVLFETDPVKAREIARAHLHVYLTSEYNVAKFRRLGYAPADLDGGRGSDRLVDDLVFWGDLETITAKLGRHLDAGADHVGVQVIGVEPGTSAMPHWRRLAEALLPA, from the coding sequence ATGAGCACGATCGGGAACACGCGGCTCGGCCGCTACGGGATCTGGACGTTCGACTTCGAGGACCAGCCGGCCGGCCTGATCCGGGATTCGGTGCGGGAACTGGAAGAACTCGGCTGGCCGGCGGTCTGGATCCCGGAGAGTGAGGGGCGGGAAGCCCTGACGCACGCCGGGTTCCTGCTCTCGGCCACCGAACGCCTCACCGTCGTCAACGGCATCGCGCAGATCTGGTCGCGCGAGCCGCAGTGGACCCGCGGCGCGGCCCTGCTGCTGGCGGACGCGTACCCGGACCGCCACCTGCTGGGCCTCGGCTTCGGCGCCGGAAAGCCCGGCGCGAAGCCGCTTCGGGCGATGAACGACTACCTCGACGCGCTGGACGTCGACACGGACGTCAACCCCGCCCCGCGCGCCCCGATGCGCCGGCTGCTCGCGGCGTACGGCCCGAAGATGCTGGCACTGGCCCGGGACCGGTCGGCGGGCGCGCACACCTACCACGTGACCCCGGAGCACACGGCCCAGGCGCGGGAGATCCTCGGCGCCGGCCCGTTCCTCGGCGTCGAGCACGCCGTGCTCTTCGAAACCGACCCGGTCAAGGCGCGGGAGATCGCCCGCGCCCACCTGCACGTCTACCTCACCTCGGAGTACAACGTCGCCAAGTTCCGGCGGCTCGGTTACGCGCCGGCGGACCTCGACGGCGGCCGTGGCAGCGATCGCCTCGTCGACGACCTCGTGTTCTGGGGCGACCTCGAGACGATCACCGCGAAGCTGGGCAGGCACCTCGACGCGGGCGCCGACCACGTCGGCGTCCAGGTCATCGGGGTCGAGCCGGGCACCTCGGCCATGCCGCACTGGCGGCGGCTGGCCGAGGCGCTGCTACCCGCGTAG
- a CDS encoding site-2 protease family protein: protein MAATSEQGTGGTRQAVRSDGGLVLFRVAGVPVLLAPSWWVGSLVVVVLYAPLVGRLLPDASATTSWLLAGAFALLLGLSVLAHELGHCLVALRLGIPVRRLRLFLLGGLSEVARTPKRPGDEGLVAAAGPAVSLLLGGFCGLLMFAVPPDGAVWLLVAECAVANLAVGVFNLLPGLPLDGGRLVRAGVWAVTGTRAKGTRAAVAGGAVVAAGLLVWALWGLATASPDRWLRLGVCVVTAWFVVLGARSELAAEARRTWPEGLVLDELVRPVLQLPAESPVSDALAASAGRGVVLVRADGVAAGLLDVGAAERLASSSPHAPAEFAAEPIRAETVLLASEPGEDVVERVRETAAWQFLVVDDEGRPAGVLRRDDLRAALNRRTR, encoded by the coding sequence ATGGCCGCGACCAGTGAGCAGGGCACCGGGGGTACCCGGCAGGCCGTCCGCTCGGACGGCGGCCTCGTGCTGTTCCGGGTCGCCGGGGTGCCGGTGCTGCTCGCGCCGTCCTGGTGGGTCGGCTCTTTGGTCGTCGTCGTGCTCTACGCGCCGCTGGTCGGGCGGCTGCTCCCGGACGCTTCGGCCACGACGTCGTGGCTGCTGGCCGGCGCGTTCGCGCTGCTGCTAGGCCTGTCCGTGCTCGCGCACGAGCTCGGGCACTGCCTGGTCGCGCTGCGGCTGGGAATCCCGGTGCGGCGGCTGCGGCTCTTTCTCCTCGGCGGCCTGTCCGAAGTGGCCCGCACCCCGAAACGCCCGGGTGACGAAGGCCTGGTCGCCGCCGCCGGTCCCGCCGTGTCGCTGCTGCTCGGCGGCTTCTGCGGGCTGCTGATGTTCGCCGTGCCCCCGGACGGCGCGGTCTGGCTCCTGGTGGCCGAATGCGCGGTGGCGAACCTCGCCGTCGGCGTGTTCAACCTGCTGCCCGGACTGCCCCTCGACGGCGGCCGGCTGGTCCGTGCCGGCGTCTGGGCGGTCACCGGCACCCGGGCCAAGGGCACGCGCGCGGCGGTCGCCGGCGGCGCGGTCGTGGCCGCGGGGCTGCTGGTCTGGGCCTTGTGGGGCCTGGCGACCGCGAGCCCCGACCGCTGGCTGCGGCTGGGCGTCTGCGTCGTGACGGCGTGGTTCGTGGTCCTCGGCGCCCGCTCCGAGCTGGCCGCCGAAGCCCGCCGCACGTGGCCGGAAGGCCTGGTCCTCGACGAGCTGGTCCGGCCGGTGCTGCAGCTGCCCGCCGAAAGCCCGGTGTCGGACGCGCTGGCCGCGTCGGCCGGCCGGGGCGTGGTCCTGGTCCGCGCCGACGGCGTGGCGGCCGGGCTCCTGGACGTCGGCGCGGCGGAGCGGCTCGCGAGCTCCTCGCCGCACGCCCCGGCCGAGTTCGCGGCCGAACCGATCCGGGCCGAGACCGTGCTGCTCGCGTCGGAGCCGGGGGAGGACGTCGTCGAGCGGGTCCGCGAGACCGCGGCGTGGCAGTTCCTCGTGGTCGACGACGAGGGCCGCCCGGCGGGCGTGCTGCGCCGGGACGACCTGCGGGCCGCCCTGAACCGCCGTACCCGCTGA
- a CDS encoding tRNA (adenine-N1)-methyltransferase: protein MSVSGPFRAGDRVQLTDSKGRHYTLTLAAGGEYHTHRGGLAHDDLIGRPEGSVVTSAGGSTYLALRPLLPDYVLSMPRGAQVIYPKDAAQIVMWGDIFPGARVLEAGAGSGALTCSLLRAVGPAGQVHSYEIRDDHAEHAERNVVKFFGEKPANWSLTVADLASHEGEVDRVVLDMLAPWDQLPNVAAHLVPGGVLTVYVATVTQLSRVTESLREQQCWTEPESWETLMRPWHVVGLAVRPDHRMVAHTAFLLTARRLADGTVSPRVSRRPSKGKG from the coding sequence TTGTCGGTCAGCGGACCGTTTCGCGCGGGTGATCGGGTGCAGTTGACCGACTCGAAGGGGCGGCACTACACCCTGACGCTGGCCGCCGGTGGTGAGTACCACACCCACCGCGGCGGCTTGGCCCACGACGACCTGATCGGCCGTCCCGAAGGGTCGGTGGTCACGTCCGCGGGCGGGTCGACCTACCTCGCGCTGCGCCCCCTGCTGCCGGACTACGTGCTTTCGATGCCCCGCGGCGCGCAGGTGATCTACCCGAAGGACGCGGCGCAGATCGTGATGTGGGGCGACATCTTCCCCGGCGCGCGCGTGCTCGAGGCGGGTGCCGGGTCCGGCGCGCTGACGTGCTCGCTGCTGCGCGCGGTCGGCCCGGCCGGGCAGGTGCACTCCTACGAGATCCGCGACGACCACGCCGAACACGCCGAGCGGAACGTGGTGAAGTTCTTCGGCGAGAAACCGGCCAACTGGTCGCTCACGGTGGCCGACCTGGCTTCGCACGAGGGCGAGGTCGACCGCGTCGTGCTGGACATGCTGGCGCCGTGGGACCAGCTGCCGAACGTGGCCGCCCACCTCGTGCCGGGTGGGGTGCTGACGGTCTACGTCGCGACGGTGACGCAGCTTTCGCGCGTCACGGAGTCGCTGCGCGAGCAGCAGTGCTGGACCGAGCCCGAGTCGTGGGAGACGCTGATGCGCCCGTGGCACGTGGTGGGGCTGGCGGTCCGCCCGGACCACCGGATGGTGGCGCACACGGCCTTCCTGCTCACGGCGCGCCGGCTGGCGGACGGCACCGTGTCCCCGCGGGTCTCGCGGCGCCCCAGCAAGGGCAAAGGCTGA
- the arc gene encoding proteasome ATPase encodes MHHDLPGGRREEADPSATSGAGTTADEQARQIRFLEEEVALLRRKLTDSPRQNRVLEQRLAEASERVSQLTERNTKLVETLREARGQLLALREEVDRLAQPPSGYGVFVEAYEDNTVDVFTAGRKMRVSVSPAVELSLLRRGQALRLNEALTVVEAGGFERTGEVCALREVLAADVEGGSLRALVVGHADEERVVLLSDLLAEQPLKPGDSLLVDSKAGYAYERVPKAEVEDLVLEEVPDVRYEDIGGLTRQIEQIRDAVELPFLHADLYQEYQLRPPKGVLLYGPPGCGKTLIAKAVANSLAKKVAAARGDNEDGKSYFLNIKGPELLNKFVGETERHIRLIFQRAREKASEGTPVIVFFDEMDSIFRTRGSGVSSDVETTIVPQLLSEIDGVEGLENVIVIGASNREDMIDPAILRPGRLDVKIKIERPDAEGAKDIFSKYLAEGLPIHADDLAEFGGDPKATFDAMIQHTVERMYEESDENRFLEVTYANGDKEVLYFRDFNSGAMIQNIVDRAKKSAIKSVLETKQPGLRVQHLLDAIVDEFAENEDLPNTTNPDDWARISGKKGERIVYIRTLVTGKNQDSGRAIDTATNTGQYL; translated from the coding sequence ATGCATCATGACCTTCCCGGAGGTCGGCGCGAGGAGGCCGACCCTTCAGCAACATCCGGAGCTGGGACGACGGCGGACGAGCAGGCTCGGCAGATCCGTTTTCTCGAGGAAGAAGTGGCGCTGCTGCGCCGCAAACTGACGGACTCGCCACGGCAGAACCGTGTTCTCGAACAGCGGCTCGCCGAGGCCTCGGAAAGGGTGAGCCAGCTCACCGAACGCAACACGAAACTGGTCGAAACCCTGCGCGAAGCGCGAGGACAGCTCCTCGCCCTCCGCGAGGAGGTCGACCGGCTGGCCCAGCCACCGTCCGGGTACGGCGTCTTCGTCGAGGCGTACGAGGACAACACGGTGGACGTCTTCACGGCCGGCCGGAAGATGCGGGTGTCGGTGTCGCCCGCGGTCGAGCTCTCTTTGTTGCGACGCGGCCAGGCGCTGCGGCTCAACGAGGCGCTCACCGTGGTCGAGGCCGGCGGCTTCGAACGCACCGGCGAGGTGTGCGCGTTGCGTGAGGTGCTCGCCGCCGACGTCGAGGGCGGCAGCCTTCGCGCGCTGGTGGTCGGGCACGCGGACGAAGAGCGGGTGGTCCTGCTCTCCGACCTGCTGGCCGAGCAGCCGCTCAAGCCGGGCGACTCGCTGCTGGTCGACTCCAAGGCCGGCTACGCGTACGAGCGCGTGCCGAAGGCGGAGGTCGAAGACCTGGTGCTGGAGGAGGTGCCCGACGTCCGCTACGAGGACATCGGCGGCCTCACCCGGCAGATCGAGCAGATCAGGGACGCGGTCGAGCTGCCGTTCCTGCACGCCGACCTGTACCAGGAGTACCAGCTGCGTCCGCCCAAGGGCGTCCTGCTCTACGGCCCGCCGGGCTGCGGCAAGACGCTCATCGCCAAGGCGGTGGCGAACTCGCTGGCCAAGAAGGTGGCGGCGGCGCGGGGCGACAACGAGGACGGGAAGTCCTACTTCCTGAACATCAAGGGTCCCGAGCTGCTCAACAAGTTCGTCGGGGAGACCGAGCGGCACATCCGCCTGATCTTCCAGCGGGCGCGGGAGAAGGCCTCCGAGGGCACCCCGGTGATCGTGTTCTTCGACGAGATGGACTCGATCTTCCGGACCCGTGGGTCGGGCGTGTCGTCCGACGTCGAGACCACGATCGTGCCGCAGCTGCTGTCGGAGATCGACGGTGTCGAAGGCCTGGAGAACGTCATCGTCATCGGCGCCTCCAACCGCGAAGACATGATCGACCCGGCGATCCTGCGGCCGGGCCGGCTCGACGTCAAGATCAAGATCGAGCGTCCGGACGCCGAAGGCGCGAAGGACATCTTCTCCAAGTACCTGGCCGAAGGCCTGCCGATCCACGCCGACGACCTCGCCGAGTTCGGCGGGGACCCGAAGGCGACGTTCGACGCGATGATCCAGCACACCGTCGAGCGGATGTACGAGGAGAGCGACGAGAACCGGTTCCTCGAGGTGACCTACGCCAACGGGGACAAGGAAGTCCTGTACTTCCGCGACTTCAACTCGGGCGCGATGATCCAGAACATCGTGGACCGGGCGAAGAAGTCGGCGATCAAGTCGGTGCTGGAGACCAAGCAGCCGGGTCTCCGCGTGCAGCACCTGCTCGACGCGATCGTCGACGAGTTCGCGGAGAACGAGGACCTGCCCAACACCACCAACCCGGACGACTGGGCCCGGATCTCCGGCAAGAAGGGCGAGCGGATCGTCTACATCCGCACGCTCGTCACCGGCAAGAACCAGGACTCGGGGCGGGCGATCGACACCGCCACGAACACCGGTCAGTACCTGTAG
- a CDS encoding DMT family transporter — MRRVEFGVTVRFALLAVVWGASFLFIKVGLGGLSPGQVALARVALGALALAAVLVVRRRPLPRDPVLWGHLAVVSVLLCVVPFLLFSWAEQYIPSGLASIFNATTPLVTMLLAAAALPEERFTPPRVLGLLLGFAGVLTIVGVWHGIDVSHQLTAQLACLGATTCYGACFVYMRRFLSPRGTDPVVVAFGQTASATVILGLLTPVIAVTPVHLSLPVVGSMVALGVFGTGLAYVWNTRIIAAWGAANASAVTYLTPVVGVLLGVLVLGEPVSWNQPAGALLVIAGILAAHGKLRLRRATPAEAELADVK; from the coding sequence ATGCGACGGGTGGAGTTCGGGGTCACGGTGCGGTTCGCACTGCTGGCGGTGGTGTGGGGTGCGAGTTTCCTGTTCATCAAGGTGGGTCTCGGCGGACTCTCCCCCGGCCAGGTCGCGCTGGCCCGGGTCGCGCTGGGGGCGTTGGCGCTGGCGGCCGTGCTGGTGGTGCGCCGGCGGCCGCTCCCCCGCGACCCGGTGCTGTGGGGGCACCTCGCGGTCGTGTCGGTGCTGTTGTGCGTGGTGCCGTTCCTGCTGTTCTCGTGGGCGGAACAGTACATCCCGTCCGGCTTGGCCAGCATCTTCAACGCGACGACGCCGCTGGTCACGATGCTGCTGGCGGCCGCGGCACTGCCGGAGGAGCGGTTCACGCCGCCGCGGGTGCTCGGCCTGCTGCTCGGGTTCGCCGGCGTGCTCACGATCGTCGGGGTGTGGCACGGCATCGACGTGTCGCACCAGCTGACGGCCCAGCTCGCCTGCCTCGGCGCGACGACGTGTTACGGCGCGTGTTTCGTCTACATGCGCCGGTTCCTCTCACCCCGTGGGACGGATCCGGTGGTCGTCGCGTTCGGGCAGACGGCGTCGGCGACGGTGATCCTGGGCCTGCTGACCCCGGTGATCGCGGTGACGCCGGTGCACCTGAGCCTGCCCGTGGTGGGGAGCATGGTGGCGCTCGGCGTCTTCGGCACGGGCCTCGCGTATGTCTGGAACACCCGGATCATCGCGGCCTGGGGCGCCGCCAACGCCTCGGCGGTGACGTACCTGACGCCGGTGGTCGGAGTGCTGCTCGGCGTGCTGGTGCTGGGCGAGCCGGTGAGCTGGAACCAGCCGGCCGGGGCGCTGCTGGTGATCGCCGGAATCCTGGCGGCCCACGGAAAGTTGCGCCTGCGCCGCGCAACCCCGGCCGAAGCCGAACTCGCCGACGTGAAGTGA